The Leptospiraceae bacterium DNA window CTAGAAATACCTCTTTTACGAAGTATAATCGGATCTGGTCCAAAATCCGACGGATCTAAAAGAGTCCCCGTAGAATGTATCATTTTATTCATAGTTACTTCCCTGTAACAAATTTAGTCTTCATCCTTGAAAACTTTTAAAGAAAAAATCTAAAACAAATCTCTGTGGAAATGAACTTTGTCTTTTCGTATTTCAATCAAACAAAAAGAGACAAAAAAATTTCCTCTATACTTAGGATTGGAGAAAAAGAAAAATTCTGCCAGCTTTCTCATAAGACTAATTTTCTTCTTCGTAAATACCTCAAGAGGAGAAATTAAATTTCCCTCCCAATTTTTTACTTCAATAAAGAAAATCGAATCCTGCTTTACACTTACAATATCAATCTCGCCTAATCGATTTCTGAAATTTCGAAACAAAACTTCATGACCTTGTTCCTTCAGAAACTGACAAGCTAGCTCTTCCCCTTCTCGTCCTCGAATTGTATTATCCACTATCTTACTCAAATCATTTAGACTTAAGTTTATCTACTAATTTATCGGTTGAAAAAGTTTTTTTCGAAATCAATATTTTTTGAAACACTATTTTATGAAATAAATCCTCTAATTGGAGAATGTTTTTTTATTTCCTCAAAAATAGTTCGCATATCGGATTCGGATGGGCCAACGAATTTAAAAATGAATGACTCAGAAAAAAGATCAGATCTCATTATTTTTCCTTTCAAGACTAACGGCTGTGAGCCTGGACTAAGACTTACAACCATTTCCCAGATGTCAATCTTTCGTAACACTGCTTCATTAAAAAAAGGATCCTTCACATTTAATAGCATTGCTCGATCCGATATTCGAATCATATTGCCCTTTAAACTCAAAGCTGCATTTTTCTCTTCTTCTTTTCCTTCATCTGTTTCGGGCATAGGGGGAACAACGATAGGCTCTTCATTCTCGCCATCAACGAAGATTTTGGTTTCATTGTCATGAAGAGACAACGATGCATCTTGGGTTTTCATTCCCCACGGAAATAGTTCTACCTCGCGCGATAATTCAGCGACAAGATGCTCTTCTCCTTTCATTTGAACATCGCCTTCTTGACAAAATAAAATTCCATTTGCGTTTACTTTCTTTACTAACCCAGGAATTAAGAATCCACCTAAATTATCTCTATAGAAGTATAAATTTACTTTTAATCCTTCCCTATCTCTTTTAAATGCGTTATCACTAATGGAGAGAATGATTTCGGTTTCATTTTTGCTCATAACCCTAGCAAGAAAATACAAACCGTCAAATTCGGTTGCACAGACTTCACCCACATGAACATCTAGTATGGATTTAATTTCTAAGTGGTGATCAAGCGTGGGAAACAATTTATCCAGAATGCGCACGTAGGATTCAACAGAGTCAGAATGATATTTTTTTAAATAAGTATATAGCAGAATCTGAAAGGATTTCTTATTAGCAAGTAAATTGGCTTTTTCATTGACCGATAAATCAAGAGAAGTAAAAAAATGCTCTAAAACAGAAATTTCTTTTGAAGATAATTTTTTGTTGTAGGCATAGTTTAAAATATGCGTCCAAGAAGAACTAGTAGATTTCTTTCTTAGAAAAACATACCGCCCGATTTGAATAACGGCAAAAAAAAGGAATATAAAAAATAAAACCTGCAGAACAGTATAGGCATTTGTTTCAGGCCAAATATACCATATCTTCTCAGCATCAGCAATTAGAAAGAATTTCATGGTTTAATCATCGGAAGGAATAGCTTTAGTTATATAAATTTTATCCTCCTCGGATAAGTTTATAAAGGCTGAATCCTTGGTTTTCATTCCGTTTGAATTTCTAACAACCATCAAGGAAGGTCTAAGTGGTTTATTCGGGTTTGAATCAATTACAATAGCCTTGGAAGAATCGGATAGTTCAACCCAAGAACCTATCGGATACATTGCTATTTTATTTAAGAATAGACGGATATAACCCAAGTCATATTTATTAGTATTTAGACTAATCATATTCTTCATTGCTTCATATGGTAAAAGAGCTTTCCTCCAAGGTCTATCCAATATGTGAGCAGCAAAATTATCTCCAATTGTAAAGACTCTAGCGAATTCATCAATTTCTTTCTTTTGAATTTTCTGAGGATAGCCACTACCGTCAAAATTTTCGTGGTGTTGCAATGCAACTAAACCTAAAGCATTTTTTAATTTTAACACCTTTGTTAAAATTTGATAACCAAAAAGAGGATGTTTCTTGATTACTTTAAACTCATCGTCAGTCAAGGTAGAATTCTTCTCAGAAATTACAGATGGAATTTTTGCCATTCCAATATCGGCTAGTAGTCCAGATATTGCTAGTTCTATCATTTTAGGTCTTGAATATTCTAATAGAGAACCAATAATTAACGCAAACAATGTTGCATAGACTACTTGATTATAGAGATAGTATCCGTTTGGTTTATGGTTGATTAAACAAAAACATAAATGGGAATTTGTTCTGACTTGGTCTACTAATTTATCAGCAGTATCACGGACAGGATTTATATCAAATGCTTTATCCTCTGAAATTTTTCGAAAAAGTGCCTGCATGACTACGAAGCTGTCTTTAAAAACGGTCTCAAAGGCTGGAACATTTTTTTCAATATGCAAATAAGTATTTTTCAACTGTAGCATTTTGAAATCATGATCATTTGTTGGAAAAGAATTCGTATCAAGAACCATTTCACTCGGAGAAACTTCTTGAACTAATTCACCATGAGTTAGCACTTCTTTAAATCCAAACTTATTCAGACGTGTAATGTCTGCTTCCGAAACGGAAGTATTTGCATTTATAAATATGCTATCTTTATCCAAATATAAGGGTTTCGTATATTTGCTACCAACCTTTAAATCAGATATTTTAATTACCTTCATTTATAAAAAAAAATCTCCCTGTAGAACAATATCTTAAATGCGTTTCGATTTCAATTCATTTTCTATTTTATATAAAAAGCTAAATACCACTGCAACTGATTTATAAAGAGTCTCTGGAATCTCTTGACCAACTGGCACTCTTAATAGAGTAGACGACAAATCTTTGTCTTTTACAATTGGCACATCGTTTGCCAAGGCAATTTCATTAATCTTTTCTCCTAAATAACCAGCTCCGCTGGCAACAACGATAGGAGCGCTATTTTTTTCTGGTAAAAACTTTAATGCAACTGCAATCATTAAGCAATCCAATCCCCTTTTTCTTTTCGCAGTGTAGAATAATGAAAAATGATATCATTAGCAGGTATTGAATTAGAAGAAAGCATTTTTTTAAATTCTGGCAACTTTTCGTTCGCAATTATATAAACGGCAAGATTATTGAAAACGCAATTTAAAACCATATCTGAAAAATCATTTTTTTTCCAATAAAAATGGGAATCTACTTCCCCCAATCTCTCTGATTCAAAATGAAAATAAAAACTTTGCCTATCACTCTTTCTTCCGTAGAGCCCATTTGCTTGCCCATCTTCCAATTTCCAATAAAAAAATGGTGTGTCTATATTCCAATCAATGCCTGGAAAGTATACATCTAAAAATTGGAAAATTTTCTTTATCGAAATTTCTGAGTTGTTTGAATCAAGAACATTCTCAACGGTTTTTAACGGGGAAAAATGGTTTTGACTCCATCCTTTTCCCATTTCTTCGGAATTAATTTTCGTTGCCCCAAGGCTACGATGCAGAATTTCCATTTCAATTCGAGAGCCTTCTCTTTGCACTCTTAATTCCAATTTTTCTCCAACAAACAATTTAGCTTCAGACTGCAATCGTAATTGTTTTCCAGAAAAACTCAACAAGTAGCTGCGATTGCTAGGAAAATACTCTAAGACGGTTGCAGCGAGTATAGTTTTAGAATTCAACAATCCATTTAGACTCTCTACCTTCGCATCAATAGAGCTAGAAAGAATGGCATTTACATTTGACTTAGGTAAAACTCTAAACTCCATGCGCTCCTTCTTTTAACTGAAACGATTTTCTATGAATAACAGACATACCATGCTCTCTTATTTTCGCAATATGCAGTGCAGTACCGTATCCCTTATGCCGCTTGAATTCATATTCAGGAAATTTTTCGGCAATAGCATCCATAAAACGATCTCGTTTTACTTTTGCAATTATCGATGCTGCAGAAATAGAAGCAACTTTTGAATCCCCCTTTACAATGGATCTATAGGGAAAGTAAAAACCTGAATTGGCTTGGTGAGCTTTAAAGTCATAATTTCCATCGATTAATAAATAAAGATTATATTGCTTTGATTTTTTTACGAGTTTTCGTATTGCATCGAATATAGAATAGGATATTCCAAATTTGTCAATAAATTTATTACTAATGAATTGGTGAACAACTAGATCTGCACAAGAGTAAATTTCCGTATAGAGACTTTCTCTCTTTTTTTCAGAGAGCTTCTTTGAATCTGTTAGATTCTTTAAAACTTGCTTCTGGAAAATTTTTTCTAAGGTGGATTTTGAAAAGGAAACCATTGCCAAAGACAAAGGACCTGCCAGAGGACCTCGTCCGGCTTCATCGACTCCAAAGACCTGAAGATTTTCAAGAAGAGAAAACTCTTCAGGTTGGAACGAATTTGGATTCTGATTTATTGAGAAATCTATGCCGCTGCGGTAACTTGTGCTTCAGTTGCAGCGTCTTTTTGAGATTGAGCCAACTCTTTCTCTTTTTTACGCTCAGCTTGAACAATTGCCTGTCCACCACGTAACTCTTTAATTCGAGCAGTTTTGCCAGATTTTTCACGTAAGAAATAAAGCTTAGCTCTACGAACATGACCCTTACGAACCAATTCAATTTTTGAAATCTTAGGGGAATAAAGAGGAAATATTCTTTCTACACCAATATCATAAGAAACTCTTCTAACATTGAAAGACTTATCATTCATCTTGTTTACGATAGAGATAACAACGCCTTCATATATCTGTGTTCTTTCTTTTCCGGATTCGACAATTTTGTAATGCACTTTTACGGTGTCTCCAACAGAAAAATTAATTTTTCTTCTGTTCAGGTCTGATTCAAATAATTTTGCGATTTCATGGTTCATATTCATTTCCTTTCGTTAACGATTCATTTGCTTTCTATTCTTTTCTTTCCATTTACTAATTTCTAAATGGTTTCCACTGATTAAAATATCAGGAACTAACCATTCATTATAGTTTTGTGGTTTAGTATACTGAGGGTATTCTAACTGCCCTTCTTCATTGTGTGACTCCTCGATTAAACTACCGTAAGAATCACCCATAAAACCAGGTAGGAGCCTAATCACTGAATCGGAAACACAAAGCGAAGGCAAATCTCCTGATGATAAAACATAGTTTCCAAGGCTCAGTTCTACGTCAACTAAATGTTCAGTAACCCGATGATCAATACCTTCATAATAGCCAGAAATAAAGGTTAAATTTGTTTTTTTTTCAGCAAACTCGCTTGCGATTCTTTGCGAATAAGGAGTTCCACTCGGACTCATCAAACAAACAATTCCTTTTTTATCTCCAAGGGAAAGGAGAGCCTTGTGAATGGGCTCAACTTTTAAGAGCATTCCCGGACCTCCACCATAGACTGTATCATCGACTCGACCAAACCTATCGCTAGAAAAATCTCTAAGATTTACAATGCTTACAGAGAAAACTCCCTTATCTATTGCTTTCTTTTGAAGCCCTTCCGAGAAATAGGATAAAATTTTGTTCGGGAATAGAGTAATGAAATTAATCTGCATTAATCCAATCCTGCCAATTTAATATCTCCATGCGTGAGTTCTCTAAATCAACTTTACCTATAAACTTATTAATATAAGGTATCAAAATTTCGATATTCGTATCAGAAAATAAAAGGACGGGATGCACAGGATTTTCAATTACCTCAGTAAGTTTAAATCCTGTATATTCAGTATCTCCCAAGTATGGATGGAGACCGATTAATTGATGAACAAAAAACTCATCGACTCCAAGTAACTCTTTCGAGCTTTTCTTTGGGAAATATAGAATGGAACCAATTAACTTTTCAGCTTCTTCAATGGATTTGCAGCCTTCAATGGAGAGAACATACTGATTCTTGACTTTTCGAATTTCTAAAAGCCTACATGGCGTGAAACTAGACTCTGAGGATAAATATAGAGTGCTATTTGCTTTAAGAGAAGGGAGAATATCACCACTACTCGCTACTTTAAGAAAACCCTTTAGTCCAAAAGTAGAAGTGATTTTTCCGATAGAAATATAATCATCAATCAATGATTTCTAAACTGTAATTTTTTCCTTCTTTCGCGCTAGACGCTGCTATGAGAGTTCGAAGAGATTTGGCAATTCGTCCATTACGACCAATTACCTTACCAATATCTTCTGGAGCAACAATGAGTTCAAGTATAGTCTCATCCTCTGCTTCTACTTCTCGAACGTTCACTGCCTCTGGCTTGTCAACTAAAAAGGAAACGATATATCTAAGTAATGCTTCTGAGTGCATAATTATTTAGCTTTAAATTTGCTCCAAAGACCCGATTTTTTAAACAAATCTTTCACAGTATTAGTGGGTTGAGCACCTTTTTTAAGCCAGCCAATTGTTTTTTCATCGTTGATGACAACTTGGTTCGCTTTGTTGATTGGATGATATTGACCTACTACATCAATAAATCTTCCATCTCTAGGAAATCTACTATCTGCAGCTACAATTCTATAATGAGGTTCGTTTTTCGTGCCAGTTCTTTGTAATCTAAGTTTAACCAATTTTTAATTCCTTTCTATCATTCCAATTACTGCTCTATAAGACCAGAAAATGGATTTGAAATACTTCATTATGTAACAAAAAAAAATACTAGGTATTTGTCAAGTTTTTAAGACCGAGAGCGCTTTCATTTGGCTTGCCCGACTTAAAAAGTGCAGATCCTGCAACGCAAATATTTACGCCAACATCAGATAGTCGCTCTATATTGCCTGTATTTACTCCACCATCCACTTCTAGCTGAATTGGATAGGAACCAATTAGTTCTTTTGCCCTATTGATTTTTTCTAGTCCGCTCTTAACAAAACTTTGCCCATAAAATCCAGGCTCAACAGTCATAATCAAAATTAAATCAATGTAAGGAAGGCAATCTTGAATCATCTTAACTGGAGTTCCAGGATTTAGAGCAATACCAGCTTTGATTCCATTTTTTCGAATTTCTTCAGCTAAACGAATTGGAAAGTCTGTAGTTTCTCTGTGAAAAGTTATGAATTCCGGCTTTAACTTGTAATACTTCGAAACATGTCGCTCTGGATTATTTACCATTAGATGTACATCCAGCGGGATTTTTGTAAGCTTGCCAACTTCTTCGGTTAAGGCTTCTCCAAAACTGATCTGTGGAACAAAATTTCCATCCATAACATCCATATGAATAAAATCGATTGCCTTTGGTTTTAACTTTGGAACCACTGTTGCAAGATTGCTCAGTGGGGCAGCCAGAATTGAGGCTGAAATTTTTATCATAAATCGCTCCTAAATTTGAAAGACTTTTCTTTATCACCATCCATTCCAATTATTGAAACACGGACATCCCCTTCTCTGTAAAAAACAAATTTTAACTCTTCGTCTTTTTGAAAGGAAATGTCTTCGAATAGAGTTTGGGTGGTGGTATCATCATCTATTTTTTGAATTTGTAATTTATAAGACT harbors:
- a CDS encoding YraN family protein: MDNTIRGREGEELACQFLKEQGHEVLFRNFRNRLGEIDIVSVKQDSIFFIEVKNWEGNLISPLEVFTKKKISLMRKLAEFFFFSNPKYRGNFFVSFCLIEIRKDKVHFHRDLF
- a CDS encoding HD domain-containing protein, with product MKVIKISDLKVGSKYTKPLYLDKDSIFINANTSVSEADITRLNKFGFKEVLTHGELVQEVSPSEMVLDTNSFPTNDHDFKMLQLKNTYLHIEKNVPAFETVFKDSFVVMQALFRKISEDKAFDINPVRDTADKLVDQVRTNSHLCFCLINHKPNGYYLYNQVVYATLFALIIGSLLEYSRPKMIELAISGLLADIGMAKIPSVISEKNSTLTDDEFKVIKKHPLFGYQILTKVLKLKNALGLVALQHHENFDGSGYPQKIQKKEIDEFARVFTIGDNFAAHILDRPWRKALLPYEAMKNMISLNTNKYDLGYIRLFLNKIAMYPIGSWVELSDSSKAIVIDSNPNKPLRPSLMVVRNSNGMKTKDSAFINLSEEDKIYITKAIPSDD
- a CDS encoding EscU/YscU/HrcU family type III secretion system export apparatus switch protein; the protein is MIAVALKFLPEKNSAPIVVASGAGYLGEKINEIALANDVPIVKDKDLSSTLLRVPVGQEIPETLYKSVAVVFSFLYKIENELKSKRI
- a CDS encoding ribonuclease HII; protein product: MNQNPNSFQPEEFSLLENLQVFGVDEAGRGPLAGPLSLAMVSFSKSTLEKIFQKQVLKNLTDSKKLSEKKRESLYTEIYSCADLVVHQFISNKFIDKFGISYSIFDAIRKLVKKSKQYNLYLLIDGNYDFKAHQANSGFYFPYRSIVKGDSKVASISAASIIAKVKRDRFMDAIAEKFPEYEFKRHKGYGTALHIAKIREHGMSVIHRKSFQLKEGAHGV
- the rplS gene encoding 50S ribosomal protein L19 translates to MNHEIAKLFESDLNRRKINFSVGDTVKVHYKIVESGKERTQIYEGVVISIVNKMNDKSFNVRRVSYDIGVERIFPLYSPKISKIELVRKGHVRRAKLYFLREKSGKTARIKELRGGQAIVQAERKKEKELAQSQKDAATEAQVTAAA
- the trmD gene encoding tRNA (guanosine(37)-N1)-methyltransferase TrmD, with the protein product MQINFITLFPNKILSYFSEGLQKKAIDKGVFSVSIVNLRDFSSDRFGRVDDTVYGGGPGMLLKVEPIHKALLSLGDKKGIVCLMSPSGTPYSQRIASEFAEKKTNLTFISGYYEGIDHRVTEHLVDVELSLGNYVLSSGDLPSLCVSDSVIRLLPGFMGDSYGSLIEESHNEEGQLEYPQYTKPQNYNEWLVPDILISGNHLEISKWKEKNRKQMNR
- the rimM gene encoding 16S rRNA processing protein RimM, whose amino-acid sequence is MIDDYISIGKITSTFGLKGFLKVASSGDILPSLKANSTLYLSSESSFTPCRLLEIRKVKNQYVLSIEGCKSIEEAEKLIGSILYFPKKSSKELLGVDEFFVHQLIGLHPYLGDTEYTGFKLTEVIENPVHPVLLFSDTNIEILIPYINKFIGKVDLENSRMEILNWQDWINAD
- a CDS encoding KH domain-containing protein, with translation MHSEALLRYIVSFLVDKPEAVNVREVEAEDETILELIVAPEDIGKVIGRNGRIAKSLRTLIAASSAKEGKNYSLEIID
- the rpsP gene encoding 30S ribosomal protein S16, whose protein sequence is MVKLRLQRTGTKNEPHYRIVAADSRFPRDGRFIDVVGQYHPINKANQVVINDEKTIGWLKKGAQPTNTVKDLFKKSGLWSKFKAK
- the rpe gene encoding ribulose-phosphate 3-epimerase, with the protein product MKISASILAAPLSNLATVVPKLKPKAIDFIHMDVMDGNFVPQISFGEALTEEVGKLTKIPLDVHLMVNNPERHVSKYYKLKPEFITFHRETTDFPIRLAEEIRKNGIKAGIALNPGTPVKMIQDCLPYIDLILIMTVEPGFYGQSFVKSGLEKINRAKELIGSYPIQLEVDGGVNTGNIERLSDVGVNICVAGSALFKSGKPNESALGLKNLTNT